The following proteins are co-located in the Tardibacter chloracetimidivorans genome:
- a CDS encoding phage capsid protein: MADTAFQIQYRQEAIATFEQHQSLVRDFVTTEAVIKGNQATFLVAGSGGASAVTRGVNGLIPARADDLTQSTATLSEWHDLVRKTNFNVFASQGNQREIMQKTTMAVINRKIDSDIITLLNTGTQDTGAAATASLQMVVRSQAILGNNGVPFDGGITALITPAFLGYLQMTKEFGSADYVTKKPLDGANPNWADAPGFYRWMNINWVTHPNLPGVGTSAEKCFMFHKSAIGHAANKDGMQTPVGYDEEQAYSWARASIDMGGVLLQNSGVVVMNHDGSAFAAE; the protein is encoded by the coding sequence ATGGCAGACACTGCCTTTCAGATTCAGTATCGCCAGGAGGCGATCGCCACTTTCGAACAGCACCAGTCGCTGGTTCGTGATTTCGTCACCACTGAAGCCGTTATCAAAGGCAATCAGGCGACGTTCCTCGTTGCCGGTAGCGGCGGCGCGTCTGCGGTTACGCGCGGCGTCAATGGTCTGATCCCGGCGCGTGCCGACGATCTGACCCAGAGCACTGCCACTCTTTCCGAATGGCATGACCTGGTTCGCAAGACGAACTTCAACGTGTTCGCGTCGCAGGGCAACCAGCGCGAGATCATGCAGAAGACCACGATGGCCGTCATCAATCGCAAGATTGACAGCGACATCATCACGCTTCTGAACACCGGCACGCAGGACACCGGCGCGGCCGCCACTGCTTCGTTGCAGATGGTCGTTCGTTCGCAGGCGATCCTCGGCAACAACGGCGTCCCGTTCGATGGTGGCATCACCGCCCTCATCACTCCTGCATTCCTCGGCTATCTCCAGATGACCAAGGAGTTCGGAAGCGCGGACTATGTGACCAAAAAGCCCTTGGACGGCGCAAACCCGAACTGGGCTGATGCTCCCGGCTTCTATCGCTGGATGAACATCAACTGGGTCACGCACCCGAACCTGCCGGGCGTGGGCACGAGCGCTGAGAAGTGCTTCATGTTCCACAAGTCGGCGATTGGCCATGCGGCCAACAAGGACGGCATGCAGACCCCTGTCGGTTATGACGAGGAGCAGGCCTATTCCTGGGCGCGGGCCTCGATCGATATGGGCGGTGTGCTTCTCCAGAACAGCGGTGTTGTCGTGATGAACCACGATGGCTCTGCCTTCGCTGCTGAATAA